Below is a window of Corvus cornix cornix isolate S_Up_H32 chromosome 2, ASM73873v5, whole genome shotgun sequence DNA.
GGAGGCACTGTGTCAAATTCTGTCAGGTGTCTACCTTCTTGGCTTCTACAGTGGCATCTTTTTCATAATCCTCTTTGACCCTGGACAGGTACCTGGCCATAGTGCACGCGGTGTTTGCTTTGAAAGCCAGGACAGTCACCTACGGCATCCTCGCCAGTGTCGTCACTTGGGCTGTTGCTGTTCTTATTTCTGTTCCTGGGGTAGTATTTCACAAAACTCAGAAGGAAAGTTCAGGCTACACTTGCAGTGCTCATTATCCAAGTGATTCCACAATAAATTGGAAGTactcctttattttaaagatgaatATCCTGGGACTTATTGTTCCAATGCTCATTATGATTTTCAGTTACACACAAATTCTAAAAACATTATTGAGATCtaagaatgagaaaaaacagaaggcAGTCAGACTTATTTTTGTGATCATGATTTTTTACTTCATCTTCTGGACACCATtccatatttcttcttttttgcaTACATTTCAAAATTCACTTTTCATCCCAAATTGTGAACTCAAAGGTCAACTGGAGAAAGCAATTCAAGTGACGGAAACAATCTCAATG
It encodes the following:
- the LOC104689001 gene encoding LOW QUALITY PROTEIN: C-C chemokine receptor type 5-like (The sequence of the model RefSeq protein was modified relative to this genomic sequence to represent the inferred CDS: deleted 3 bases in 3 codons), which translates into the protein MANETTDFTDWAVTTEFDYGDSTPCMGIEEKHFAAKFLPPLYSLVVIFGLTGNMLVVLILVKYKRLKSMTDIYLLNLAISDLLFVFSLPFWAYYAVHDWIFGEALCQILSGVYLLGFYSGIFFIILLTLDRYLAIVHAVFALKARTVTYGILASVVTWAVAVLISVPGVVFHKTQKESSGYTCSAHYPSDSTINWKYSFILKMNILGLIVPMLIMIFSYTQILKTLLRSKNEKKQKAVRLIFVIMIFYFIFWTPFHISSFLHTFQNSLFIPNCELKGQLEKAIQVTETISMIHCCINPVIYVFVGEKFRAYLRTFFRKHVAPHLCKRCPSLYREKLERVSSTFTQSTAEHDVSTGL